The following are encoded together in the Cicer arietinum cultivar CDC Frontier isolate Library 1 chromosome 2, Cicar.CDCFrontier_v2.0, whole genome shotgun sequence genome:
- the LOC101504650 gene encoding probable galacturonosyltransferase 13 isoform X1, with amino-acid sequence MQLQFSPSMRSITISSNNGFIDLMKIKVAACHISYRTLFHTILILAFLLPFVFILTAVVTLEGVNKCSSFDCLGRRLGPRLLGRVDDSTQRLVRDFYKILNEVKTGEIPPGLKLPNSFDQMVSDMKNNQYDSKTFAFMLKGMMEKFEKEIRESKFAELMNKHFAASSVPKGINCLSLRLTDEYSSNAHARKQLPRPELLPMLSDNSYRHFILSTDNILAASVVVASTVQSSQKPENIVFHVITDKKTYAGMHSWFALNPPSPAIVEVKGIHQFDWLTRENVPVLEAIESQNGIRNYYHGNHIMGANLTDTTPRKFASKLQARSPKYISLLNHIRIYIPELFPNLDKVVFLDDDVVVQHDLSPLWEIDMNGKVNGAVETCKGEDEWVMSKHFRNYFNFSHPIIAKHLDPDECAWAYGMNVFDLQTWRMTNIRETYHSWLKENLRSNMTMWKLGTLPPALIAFRGHVHPIDPSWHMLGLGYQYKTDVENVKMAAVIHYNGQSKPWLEIGFENLRPFWNKYVNYSNDFVRNCHIMES; translated from the exons ATGCAGCTTCAGTTCTCGCCTAGCATGAGAAGCATCACGATATCAAGCAACAATGGGTTTATTGACTTGATGAAGATCAAGGTCGCAGCTTGTCACATTTCTTATCGAACCCTTTTCCATACTATCCTCATCCTTGCTTTTTTGTTGCCTTTTGTCTTCATTCTCACTGCTGTTGTTACCCTTGAAGGTGTCAACAAGTGTTCCTCATTtg ATTGTTTAGGTAGGCGATTAGGACCAAGGCTACTTGGCAGGGTCGACGATTCAACg CAGAGATTAGTTAGAGATTTTTACAAGATACTCAACGAAGTGAAGACTGGGGAAATTCCGCCTGGTTTAAAGCTTCCAAATTCATTTGATCAAATGGTTTCTGATATGAAGAACAATCAATACGATTCAAAAACATTCGCTTTCATGTTAAAGGGAATG ATGgagaaatttgaaaaagaaatcaGAGAATCTAAATTTGCAGAGCTGATGAATAAACACTTTGCAGCAAGTTCTGTCCCTAAAGGAATTAATTGTCTCTCTTTGCGTTTGACCGATGAATATTCGTCAAATGCACATGCGCGCAAACAATTGCCGCGTCCGGAGTTACTACCTATGCTGTCTGACAACTCTTACCgtcattttattttgtcaacCGATAACATCTTGGCTGCTTCAGTAGTTGTTGCCTCTACTGTTCAGTCATCGCAGAAACCTGAGAATATAGTCTTCCATGTCATCACAGACAAAAAAACTTATGCCGGTATGCACTCGTGGTTTGCACTAAATCCTCCCTCGCCTGCTATAGTTGAAGTCAAAGGCATTCACCAGTTCGACTGGTTAACGAGAGAAAATGTTCCGGTACTTGAAGCCATAGAAAGTCAAAATGGTATCAGAAATTACTACCATGGGAATCATATCATGGGAGCCAATCTCACTGATACTACTCCACGTAAATTTGCATCGAAATTGCAGGCGAGAAGTCCAAAGTACATATCTTTACTCAACCATATCCGCATATACATACCCGAG CTTTTCCCGAACCTTGACAAGGTGGTTTTCTTGGACGATGATGTTGTGGTTCAGCATGATTTGTCTCCACTTTGGGAAATTGACATGAATGGAAAAGTTAATGGAGCTGTGGAAACTTGTAAAGGTGAAGACGAATGGGTAATGTCTAAGCATTTTAGGAACTACTTCAATTTTTCCCATCCCATCATTGCAAAGCATTTGGATCCCGACGAGTGTGCTTGGGCTTATGGGATGAATGTCTTTGACCTTCAAACATGGAGAATGACAAATATTAGAGAAACTTATCATTCTTGGCTGAAAGAG AATTTGAGGTCAAACATGACTATGTGGAAGCTTGGAACTCTACCACCAGCTTTGATTGCATTTAGAGGTCATGTTCATCCAATTGACCCCTCTTGGCATATGCTTGGTTTAGGTTATCAATACAAAACCGATGTTGAAAATGTGAAAATGGCTGCTGTTATTCATTACAATGGCCAATCAAAGCCTTGGTTAGAAATCGGCTTCGAAAATCTTAGACCATTTTGGAACAAGTATGTcaattattcaaatgattttgtTAGGAACTGTCATATCATGGAATCATAG
- the LOC101504650 gene encoding probable galacturonosyltransferase 14 isoform X2, producing MQLQFSPSMRSITISSNNGFIDLMKIKVAACHISYRTLFHTILILAFLLPFVFILTAVVTLEGVNKCSSFDCLGRRLGPRLLGRVDDSTRLVRDFYKILNEVKTGEIPPGLKLPNSFDQMVSDMKNNQYDSKTFAFMLKGMMEKFEKEIRESKFAELMNKHFAASSVPKGINCLSLRLTDEYSSNAHARKQLPRPELLPMLSDNSYRHFILSTDNILAASVVVASTVQSSQKPENIVFHVITDKKTYAGMHSWFALNPPSPAIVEVKGIHQFDWLTRENVPVLEAIESQNGIRNYYHGNHIMGANLTDTTPRKFASKLQARSPKYISLLNHIRIYIPELFPNLDKVVFLDDDVVVQHDLSPLWEIDMNGKVNGAVETCKGEDEWVMSKHFRNYFNFSHPIIAKHLDPDECAWAYGMNVFDLQTWRMTNIRETYHSWLKENLRSNMTMWKLGTLPPALIAFRGHVHPIDPSWHMLGLGYQYKTDVENVKMAAVIHYNGQSKPWLEIGFENLRPFWNKYVNYSNDFVRNCHIMES from the exons ATGCAGCTTCAGTTCTCGCCTAGCATGAGAAGCATCACGATATCAAGCAACAATGGGTTTATTGACTTGATGAAGATCAAGGTCGCAGCTTGTCACATTTCTTATCGAACCCTTTTCCATACTATCCTCATCCTTGCTTTTTTGTTGCCTTTTGTCTTCATTCTCACTGCTGTTGTTACCCTTGAAGGTGTCAACAAGTGTTCCTCATTtg ATTGTTTAGGTAGGCGATTAGGACCAAGGCTACTTGGCAGGGTCGACGATTCAACg AGATTAGTTAGAGATTTTTACAAGATACTCAACGAAGTGAAGACTGGGGAAATTCCGCCTGGTTTAAAGCTTCCAAATTCATTTGATCAAATGGTTTCTGATATGAAGAACAATCAATACGATTCAAAAACATTCGCTTTCATGTTAAAGGGAATG ATGgagaaatttgaaaaagaaatcaGAGAATCTAAATTTGCAGAGCTGATGAATAAACACTTTGCAGCAAGTTCTGTCCCTAAAGGAATTAATTGTCTCTCTTTGCGTTTGACCGATGAATATTCGTCAAATGCACATGCGCGCAAACAATTGCCGCGTCCGGAGTTACTACCTATGCTGTCTGACAACTCTTACCgtcattttattttgtcaacCGATAACATCTTGGCTGCTTCAGTAGTTGTTGCCTCTACTGTTCAGTCATCGCAGAAACCTGAGAATATAGTCTTCCATGTCATCACAGACAAAAAAACTTATGCCGGTATGCACTCGTGGTTTGCACTAAATCCTCCCTCGCCTGCTATAGTTGAAGTCAAAGGCATTCACCAGTTCGACTGGTTAACGAGAGAAAATGTTCCGGTACTTGAAGCCATAGAAAGTCAAAATGGTATCAGAAATTACTACCATGGGAATCATATCATGGGAGCCAATCTCACTGATACTACTCCACGTAAATTTGCATCGAAATTGCAGGCGAGAAGTCCAAAGTACATATCTTTACTCAACCATATCCGCATATACATACCCGAG CTTTTCCCGAACCTTGACAAGGTGGTTTTCTTGGACGATGATGTTGTGGTTCAGCATGATTTGTCTCCACTTTGGGAAATTGACATGAATGGAAAAGTTAATGGAGCTGTGGAAACTTGTAAAGGTGAAGACGAATGGGTAATGTCTAAGCATTTTAGGAACTACTTCAATTTTTCCCATCCCATCATTGCAAAGCATTTGGATCCCGACGAGTGTGCTTGGGCTTATGGGATGAATGTCTTTGACCTTCAAACATGGAGAATGACAAATATTAGAGAAACTTATCATTCTTGGCTGAAAGAG AATTTGAGGTCAAACATGACTATGTGGAAGCTTGGAACTCTACCACCAGCTTTGATTGCATTTAGAGGTCATGTTCATCCAATTGACCCCTCTTGGCATATGCTTGGTTTAGGTTATCAATACAAAACCGATGTTGAAAATGTGAAAATGGCTGCTGTTATTCATTACAATGGCCAATCAAAGCCTTGGTTAGAAATCGGCTTCGAAAATCTTAGACCATTTTGGAACAAGTATGTcaattattcaaatgattttgtTAGGAACTGTCATATCATGGAATCATAG
- the LOC101493263 gene encoding 7-deoxyloganetin glucosyltransferase encodes MSNYAETKPHAVLTPYPLQGHINPMFKLAKLLHLRGFHITFVNTEYNHKRLLKSRGPNSLDGFIDFSFETIPDGLTPMDGDVSQDLDSLRESIRKNCYQPFCEVLARLKDSANDGLIPPVSCFVSDSFMPFTMQVAEELALPIVLLFPSSAFTFLSVLHFKTLIQKGLIPLKDESYLTNGYLDTKVDWIPGLRNFRLKDLPDFIRTTDPNDLMIEFVIEVADRFHKASAIVFNTSNELESDIMNVLDSMFPSLYTIHIGPFASFLNQSPQNDLTSLDSNLWKEDTKCLEWLETNEPGSVVYVNFGSITVMSQEKLLEFAWGLANSKKPFLWIIRPDLVIGGSVILSSEFVNEISDRGLIASWCPQEKVLNHPSIGGFLTHCGWNSTTESICAGVPMLCWPFFGDQPTNCRFICNEWEIGLEIDTDVKREEVEKLINELMVGEKGKKMKEKAMELKKKAEEDTRPYGSSYMNLDKLIKEVLVKQKLDLSC; translated from the exons ATGAGCAATTATGCAGAGACAAAACCACATGCTGTGTTGACTCCTTATCCACTTCAAGGCCATATCAATCCAATGTTCAAACTAGCAAAACTACTTCACCTTAGAGGCTTTCATATAACCTTTGTCAACACTGAATACAACCACAAACGTTTGCTTAAATCAAGAGGTCCTAATTCTCTTGATGGTTTCATTGACTTTAGCTTTGAAACTATTCCAGATGGTTTAACTCCAATGGATGGTGATGTTAGTCAAGACTTGGATTCTCTTAGGGAATCAATAAGAAAGAATTGCTATCAACCCTTTTGTGAAGTTCTAGCTAGACTTAAAGATTCTGCTAATGATGGTCTTATACCTCCCGTTAGTTGTTTTGTTTCTGATAGTTTCATGCCATTTACTATGCAAGTTGCTGAAGAACTTGCACTGCCAATTGTTCTCCTTTTTCCATCTAGTGCTTTTACTTTCTTGTCTGTTTTGCACTTTAAAACACTGATTCAGAAAGGTCTCATACCACTCAAAG ATGAGAGTTATTTGACAAATGGATATTTGGACACAAAAGTTGATTGGATTCCTGGGTTGAGAAACTTTAGGCTCAAGGATCTACCTGATTTTATAAGGACAACTGATCCTAATGACTTGATGATAGAATTTGTCATTGAAGTGGCAGATAGATTTCACAAAGCTTCTGCTATTGTTTTCAATACTTCTAATGAACTTGAGAGTGATATTATGAATGTTCTTGATTCTATGTTCCCTTCTCTATACACTATTCATATTGGCCCTTTTGcttcttttttaaatcaaaGTCCACAAAATGATTTAACATCTTTAGATTCCAATCTTTGGAAAGAAGATACTAAATGTCTTGAATGGCTTGAAACGAATGAACCGGGATCTGTTGTTTATGTAAATTTTGGCAGCATCACGGTTATGTCTCAAGAGAAATTGTTGGAGTTTGCTTGGGGTTTGGCCAACAGCAAGAAACCTTTTTTGTGGATTATTAGGCCTGATCTTGTCATTGGTGGTTCTGTGATTTTGTCATCTGAGTTTGTGAATGAAATTTCGGATAGAGGCCTAATAGCAAGTTGGTGTCCACAAGAGAAAGTTTTGAACCACCCTTCAATTGGTGGATTCTTGACTCATTGTGGATGGAATTCAACCACTGAGAGCATATGTGCTGGAGTGCCAATGTTGTGTTGGCCATTCTTTGGTGATCAACCAACAAACTGTAGATTTATTTGCAATGAATGGGAGATTGGACTTGAAATTGATACTGATGTTAAGAGAGAGGAGGTGGAGAAGTTAATCAATGAATTGATGGTAggagagaaaggaaagaagatGAAGGAAAAGGCCATGGAATTGAAGAAGAAGGCTGAGGAGGACACAAGACCTTATGGTTCTTCATACATGAACTTGGACAAACTTATTAAAGAGGTGTTGGttaaacaaaaattagatttaagttgttag
- the UGT85H7 gene encoding 7-deoxyloganetin glucosyltransferase encodes MSYITDKKPHVLLIPYPAQGHINPLLKLPKILHFKGFHITFVNTEYNHKRLNESKGPNSVDGFTDFNFETIPDGLTPMEGDGDVSQDMMSLCESIRKNVLEPFRKLLAKLHDSAIAGLIPPLTCIVSDYSMSFTIQASEELSLPIILFSPSNACNFLCGLHLSTLFEKGLIPLKDKSYLTNGYLETKVDCIPGLKNFRLKDLPNYIRITDPNDSLVEFVIEKMDRAHRAAAIIFNTSNKLENDAMNALSSMFPSIYAIGPLSSFLNESLPNHLVSLSSNLWKEDSKCLEWLESKEPKSVVYVNFGSMTVMTSEKLLEFAWGLANSKQPFLWIIRPDLVIGGSVVLSSEFVNEISDRGLIASLCPQEKVLNHPSIGGFLTHCGWNSTSESICAGVPMLCWPFFADQTANCRYICKEWEIGIEIDTNVKREEVEKLVNELMVGEKGKKMRQKSIELKKEVEKDTRLGGSSYMNLDKVINEVLLKQNRT; translated from the exons ATGAGTTACATTACTGACAAAAAGCCACATGTTTTGTTGATTCCATATCCAGCTCAAGGTCATATCAATCCATTGTTGAAACTACCAAAAATTCTTCACTTTAAAGGCTTTCACATAACCTTTGTCAACACTGAGTACAATCACAAACGTTTAAACGAATCAAAGGGTCCTAATTCTGTTGATGGTTTCACTGACTTTAACTTTGAGACTATACCAGATGGTTTAACTCCAATGGAAGGTGATGGTGATGTTAGTCAAGACATGATGTCTCTTTGTGAATCAATCAGAAAGAACGTCCTCGAACCCTTTCGCAAACTTCTTGCTAAACTTCATGATTCAGCCATTGCTGGTCTTATTCCACCACTTACTTGCATAGTTTCTGATTATAGCATGAGCTTTACTATACAAGCTTCTGAAGAACTTTCTCTCCCTATTATTCTCTTTAGTCCTTCCAATGCATGTAATTTCTTGTGTGGTTTGCACTTATCAACATTGTTTGAAAAAGGTCTCATACCACTAAAAG ATAAGAGTTATCTGACAAATGGATATTTGGAAACTAAAGTAGACTGTATTCCAGGACTGAAAAACTTTAGACTGAAGGATTTGCCTAACTATATAAGGATTACAGATCCTAATGATTCCTTGGTAGAGTTTGTCATCGAAAAGATGGATAGAGCTCACCGAGCTGCGgctattatttttaatacttCTAATAAACTTGAGAATGATGCAATGAATGCACTATCCTCTATGTTCCCTTCTATATATGCCATTGGCCCTTTATCTTCATTTTTAAATGAAAGTTTGCCGAATCACTTGGTATCTTTAAGTTCCAATCTTTGGAAAGAAGATAGCAAGTGTCTTGAATGGCTTGAATCTAAGGAACCAAAGTCTGTTGTTTATGTGAATTTTGGGAGCATGACGGTTATGACTTCGGAGAAACTGTTAGAGTTTGCTTGGGGTTTGGCTAATAGCAAACAACCATTTTTGTGGATCATTAGGCCTGATCTTGTCATTGGTGGCTCTGTGGTTTTGTCATCTGAGTTTGTGAATGAAATATCAGATAGAGGCCTAATAGCAAGTTTGTGTCCACAAGAGAAAGTTTTGAACCACCCTTCAATTGGTGGATTCTTGACTCATTGTGGATGGAATTCAACCTCTGAGAGCATATGTGCTGGAGTTCCAATGTTGTGTTGGCCATTCTTTGCTGACCAGACAGCAAACTGCAGATATATTTGCAAAGAATGGGAGATTGGGATCGAAATCGATACGAATGTGAAGAGAGAGGAGGTGGAGAAGCTAGTGAATGAATTGATGGTGggagagaaaggaaagaagatGAGACAAAAGTCCATTGAGTTGAAGAAGGAGGTAGAGAAGGACACAAGACTTGGAGGTTCTTCATACATGAACTTGGACAAAGTGATTAATGAGGTCTTGCTAAAACAAAATCGAACATAA